A part of Variovorax sp. HW608 genomic DNA contains:
- a CDS encoding lysophospholipid acyltransferase family protein, translating into MSFVRSVIHALWMLVTVVPWGIIMCVNSLWKRGIPLYWMAVRWLRWAIGGARLILGIRYRVTGMENLPQDKLAGAVLLVKHQSTYETFLMPTLMPHPLAFVFKRELIYVPFFGWAMSRLDMIHIDRSQRTQAFNKVVSQGRELLKQGIWIIMFPEGTRIPRGKQGNYKTGGTRLACETGVPVIPIAVTSAKVWPRKAFVKTPGTVDVSIGPAIPSTGRRPDELMREVETWIESEMRRLDPEAYVTEPSSAASTTA; encoded by the coding sequence ATGTCCTTCGTCCGCTCTGTCATCCACGCCCTGTGGATGCTCGTTACCGTGGTTCCGTGGGGAATCATCATGTGCGTGAACTCGCTCTGGAAGCGCGGCATCCCGCTCTACTGGATGGCCGTGCGGTGGCTGCGCTGGGCCATCGGCGGCGCGCGTCTGATCCTCGGCATCCGCTACCGCGTCACCGGCATGGAAAACCTGCCGCAGGACAAGCTCGCCGGCGCCGTCCTGCTCGTCAAGCACCAGTCCACCTACGAAACCTTCCTGATGCCCACGCTCATGCCGCACCCGCTGGCATTCGTCTTCAAGAGGGAACTCATCTACGTGCCCTTCTTCGGCTGGGCCATGTCGCGCCTGGACATGATCCACATCGACCGCAGTCAGCGCACCCAGGCCTTCAACAAGGTCGTCTCGCAGGGCCGCGAGCTGCTCAAGCAGGGCATCTGGATCATCATGTTCCCCGAAGGCACGCGCATCCCGCGCGGCAAGCAGGGCAACTACAAGACCGGCGGCACCCGCCTCGCGTGCGAAACCGGCGTGCCGGTCATTCCGATCGCCGTCACCTCGGCCAAGGTGTGGCCGCGCAAGGCCTTCGTCAAGACGCCGGGCACCGTCGATGTCTCCATCGGCCCCGCCATCCCGAGCACCGGCCGCCGGCCCGACGAACTCATGCGCGAAGTCGAGACCTGGATCGAAAGCGAAATGCGCCGCCTCGACCCCGAGGCCTACGTCACCGAACCCTCGTCGGCCGCATCCACCACCGCCTGA
- a CDS encoding CoA-acylating methylmalonate-semialdehyde dehydrogenase, producing the protein MKNSIAAIDHYIQGRVVANTSGRTQDVFNPATGALTGRAGLAAADQVNAAVAAAQAAFPAWADTPPIRRARVMFKFLELLNRHRDELAHLITAEHGKVFTDAQGEVTRGIDIVEFACGIPQLLKGDYTDQVSTGIDNWTLRQPLGVVAGITPFNFPVMVPMWMFPVAIAAGNCFVLKPSPTDPSPSLRIAELLKEAGLPDGVFNVVQGDKAAVDALLEHPDVKAVSFVGSTPIANYIYETGARHGKRVQALGGAKNHMVVMPDADIEQAVDALIGAGYGSAGERCMAISVAVLVGDVADRLLPRLVERTKALKVLDGENLAAEMGPIVTRAAHERITGYIAQGEKEGAKLLVDGRGFQGAEAGEGCGAGFWLGGTLFDHVTPDMRIYKEEIFGPVLSCVRVKDLKESAELINAHEFGNGVSCFTRDGNVAREFGRRVQVGMVGINVPIPVPMAWHGFGGWKKSLFGDMHAYGEEGVRFYTKQKSIMQRWPESIGKGAEFVMPTAK; encoded by the coding sequence ATGAAGAACAGCATCGCCGCCATCGACCACTACATCCAGGGCCGCGTCGTGGCCAACACCTCCGGCCGCACGCAGGACGTGTTCAACCCCGCCACCGGCGCCCTCACGGGCCGTGCCGGCCTCGCCGCCGCCGACCAGGTGAATGCAGCCGTGGCCGCCGCGCAGGCCGCCTTCCCGGCCTGGGCCGACACGCCGCCGATCCGCCGGGCACGAGTGATGTTCAAGTTCCTCGAGCTGCTCAACAGGCACCGCGACGAACTGGCGCACCTGATCACCGCCGAGCACGGCAAGGTCTTCACCGACGCGCAGGGCGAGGTCACGCGCGGCATCGACATCGTGGAGTTCGCCTGCGGCATTCCGCAGCTGCTCAAGGGCGACTACACCGACCAGGTCTCCACCGGCATCGACAACTGGACGCTGCGCCAGCCGCTGGGCGTGGTGGCGGGCATCACGCCCTTCAACTTCCCGGTCATGGTGCCGATGTGGATGTTCCCGGTGGCGATCGCGGCGGGCAACTGCTTCGTCCTCAAGCCGAGCCCGACCGATCCGAGCCCGTCGCTGCGCATCGCCGAGCTGCTCAAGGAAGCGGGGCTGCCCGACGGTGTGTTCAACGTGGTGCAGGGCGACAAGGCGGCGGTCGATGCGCTGCTCGAACACCCGGATGTCAAGGCCGTGAGCTTCGTCGGCTCCACCCCGATCGCCAACTACATCTACGAGACCGGCGCGCGCCACGGCAAGCGGGTGCAGGCGCTTGGCGGCGCCAAGAACCACATGGTGGTGATGCCCGACGCGGACATCGAGCAGGCGGTCGATGCGCTGATCGGCGCCGGCTACGGCTCGGCCGGCGAGCGCTGCATGGCGATCAGCGTGGCGGTGCTGGTGGGCGACGTGGCCGACCGGCTGCTGCCCAGGCTCGTCGAGCGCACCAAGGCGCTGAAGGTGTTGGACGGCGAGAACCTCGCGGCCGAGATGGGCCCGATCGTGACGCGCGCCGCGCACGAGCGCATCACCGGCTATATCGCCCAGGGCGAGAAGGAAGGCGCGAAGCTGCTGGTGGACGGCCGCGGCTTCCAGGGTGCCGAGGCCGGCGAAGGCTGCGGCGCGGGCTTCTGGCTCGGCGGCACGCTGTTCGACCACGTCACGCCCGACATGCGCATCTACAAGGAGGAGATCTTCGGCCCGGTGCTGTCGTGCGTGCGGGTGAAGGACCTGAAGGAATCGGCGGAGCTGATCAACGCGCACGAGTTCGGCAATGGCGTCTCGTGCTTCACGCGCGACGGCAACGTGGCGCGCGAGTTCGGCCGGCGCGTCCAGGTGGGCATGGTGGGCATCAACGTGCCGATCCCGGTGCCGATGGCCTGGCATGGCTTTGGCGGCTGGAAGAAATCGCTCTTCGGCGACATGCATGCCTACGGCGAGGAAGGCGTGCGCTTCTACACCAAGCAGAAGTCGATCATGCAGCGCTGGCCGGAGAGCATCGGCAAGGGGGCCGAATTCGTCATGCCCACGGCGAAATGA
- a CDS encoding TetR family transcriptional regulator C-terminal domain-containing protein, producing the protein MTDTSPSAAVTAQQMPAPMGPLSRARPGRERILAAIRTAAITEFSLHGLKGASTQAIAARAGLTKPQLHYYIPGKEELYEELLMQVLHDWKVVFDFQENANDPGAVLADYIRKKLDHAFDNPEISRIFTREVLDGGRNLERYWPNARAWTQKKVDIINGWIARGQMRPLDARLLLMHIWAMTQSYADYALQARVMLGLPPDAPIDREPIARELVAFVLGGCGIKA; encoded by the coding sequence ATGACCGACACATCCCCCTCCGCCGCCGTAACCGCCCAGCAGATGCCCGCCCCGATGGGACCGCTGTCGCGCGCGCGGCCAGGGCGCGAGCGCATCCTCGCGGCGATCCGCACGGCGGCGATCACGGAGTTCAGCCTGCATGGGCTCAAGGGCGCATCGACGCAGGCGATCGCGGCGCGCGCGGGGCTCACCAAGCCGCAGCTGCACTACTACATCCCCGGCAAGGAGGAGTTGTACGAAGAGCTGCTGATGCAGGTGCTGCACGACTGGAAGGTGGTATTCGACTTCCAGGAGAACGCCAACGACCCCGGCGCGGTGCTGGCCGACTACATCCGCAAGAAGCTGGACCACGCCTTCGACAACCCGGAAATCTCGCGCATCTTCACGCGCGAAGTGCTGGATGGCGGCCGCAACCTGGAGCGCTACTGGCCCAACGCGCGGGCCTGGACGCAAAAGAAGGTGGACATCATCAACGGCTGGATCGCGCGCGGACAGATGCGACCGCTCGATGCGCGCCTGCTCCTGATGCACATCTGGGCGATGACCCAGAGCTACGCCGACTACGCCCTGCAGGCGCGGGTGATGCTGGGCCTGCCGCCCGACGCGCCGATCGACCGCGAGCCGATCGCGCGTGAACTGGTCGCCTTCGTGCTGGGCGGCTGCGGCATCAAGGCCTGA
- a CDS encoding winged helix-turn-helix domain-containing protein produces MKSLIVGDKATVMRLAERLKQADSHAQYQRIQCVLIRATLGSSAAQIAQLLGWSTTTVHVMHSRWAKEGDAIFDLRGRGGRHHQHLSAEQEQELLAPFVERAQAGGMLTVAEIQQAYQKQLGKAVAPSTIYRLLDRHGWRKVVPRPRHPKADVAAQAAFKKTPPPGTPRGRAPG; encoded by the coding sequence ATGAAGAGTCTGATCGTTGGGGATAAGGCGACCGTGATGCGCTTGGCAGAACGGCTCAAGCAAGCCGACAGCCATGCGCAGTACCAGCGCATCCAGTGCGTGCTGATCAGGGCCACGCTGGGCAGCTCGGCCGCGCAGATTGCACAGTTGCTGGGTTGGTCAACCACCACCGTGCATGTGATGCACTCTCGATGGGCCAAGGAAGGTGATGCCATCTTCGATCTTCGAGGCCGCGGTGGCAGACACCACCAGCATTTGAGCGCCGAACAGGAGCAGGAGTTGCTGGCACCCTTCGTCGAACGCGCACAGGCAGGCGGGATGTTGACGGTAGCTGAGATCCAGCAGGCCTACCAGAAGCAACTCGGCAAGGCGGTGGCGCCCTCGACGATCTATCGGCTGCTCGACCGTCACGGCTGGCGCAAGGTCGTGCCCCGGCCCCGGCATCCCAAGGCGGACGTCGCGGCACAGGCCGCCTTTAAAAAAACTCCGCCGCCAGGTACGCCAAGAGGTCGTGCGCCAGGCTGA
- a CDS encoding IS630 family transposase yields MPRRTSRHRPPLKKLRRQVRQEVVRQAEQGRAVRLMFQDEGRFGLLGTPRRCWAPHRIRPVVGARLERKYIYAFSAVSPHDGVMDSLVLPWVNAETMSLFLAEVAQRHVEEFIVMVMDQAGWHLAGQLAVPDHMRLIYLPPYSPELNPAEHLWEAIREDCFANHVFANLDAVERALTTGLVALESDHERTRSMTGFDWITSISLNAT; encoded by the coding sequence ATCCCAAGGCGGACGTCGCGGCACAGGCCGCCTTTAAAAAAACTCCGCCGCCAGGTACGCCAAGAGGTCGTGCGCCAGGCTGAACAAGGTCGCGCGGTGCGGCTGATGTTCCAGGACGAGGGGCGATTCGGATTGCTGGGCACGCCGCGTCGCTGCTGGGCGCCACACCGCATTCGACCTGTCGTCGGCGCTCGCCTGGAGCGCAAGTACATCTATGCCTTCAGTGCCGTCAGCCCACACGACGGCGTGATGGACAGCCTCGTGCTGCCCTGGGTGAACGCCGAGACCATGTCGCTATTCCTGGCCGAGGTCGCCCAGCGCCATGTCGAGGAATTCATCGTGATGGTCATGGACCAGGCGGGCTGGCATCTGGCAGGTCAACTCGCGGTCCCGGATCACATGCGACTGATCTACCTGCCTCCGTACAGCCCCGAACTCAACCCGGCCGAGCATCTGTGGGAGGCGATTCGCGAGGACTGCTTTGCCAACCATGTCTTCGCCAACCTCGACGCCGTCGAACGCGCCCTCACGACAGGGCTGGTGGCGCTCGAATCAGATCACGAGAGAACCCGATCGATGACCGGTTTCGATTGGATAACTTCTATATCTTTGAACGCAACTTAG
- the glyQ gene encoding glycine--tRNA ligase subunit alpha, which produces MLTFQQIILKLQAYWAEQGCALLQPYDMEVGAGTSHTATFLRAIGPEPWKAGYVQPSRRPKDGRYGENPNRLQHYYQYQVVLKPAPSNILELYLGSLEALGFDLKKNDIRFVEDDWENPTLGAWGLGWEVWLNGMEVTQFTYFQQVGGIDCRPITGEITYGLERLAMYLQGVDNVYNLTWTEGLSYGDVYKQNEVEQSTYNFEHSDVDFLFTAFAAHEKQAKHLMEAQLALPAYEQVLKAAHSFNLLDARGAISVTERAAYIGRIRNLARSVAQSYYDSRERLGFPMAPREWVEKA; this is translated from the coding sequence ATGCTGACTTTCCAACAAATCATCCTCAAGCTTCAGGCCTACTGGGCCGAACAAGGCTGCGCGCTGCTGCAGCCCTACGACATGGAGGTCGGCGCAGGCACTTCGCACACCGCCACCTTCCTGCGCGCCATCGGGCCGGAGCCCTGGAAGGCCGGCTACGTGCAGCCCAGCCGCCGCCCCAAGGACGGGCGCTACGGCGAGAACCCCAACCGCCTGCAGCACTACTACCAGTACCAGGTGGTGCTCAAGCCCGCGCCGAGCAACATCCTCGAGCTCTACCTCGGCTCGCTCGAAGCGCTCGGCTTCGACCTCAAGAAGAACGACATCCGCTTCGTCGAGGACGATTGGGAGAACCCCACGCTCGGCGCCTGGGGCCTTGGCTGGGAAGTCTGGCTCAACGGCATGGAAGTGACCCAGTTCACCTATTTCCAGCAGGTCGGCGGCATCGACTGCCGGCCCATCACCGGCGAAATCACCTACGGCCTCGAACGCCTCGCGATGTACCTGCAGGGCGTGGACAACGTCTACAACCTGACCTGGACCGAGGGCCTGAGCTACGGCGACGTCTACAAGCAGAACGAGGTGGAGCAGTCCACCTACAACTTCGAGCACAGCGACGTCGACTTCCTCTTCACCGCCTTTGCCGCGCACGAGAAGCAGGCCAAGCACCTGATGGAAGCGCAGCTCGCGCTGCCCGCCTACGAGCAGGTGCTCAAGGCCGCGCACAGCTTCAATCTGCTCGATGCGCGCGGCGCCATCAGCGTGACCGAACGCGCGGCCTACATCGGCCGCATCCGCAACCTCGCGCGCAGCGTCGCGCAAAGCTACTACGACAGCCGCGAGCGCCTGGGCTTCCCGATGGCGCCGCGCGAGTGGGTCGAAAAAGCATGA
- a CDS encoding aspartate aminotransferase family protein — MDLSDLPRSLVSEAQLNAHWMPFTGNRQFRKDPRLLVEAEGCYYRDARGRRVFDGLSGLWTCGLGHRRAEIVQAVSHQVAELDYAPPFQFGHPLAFRLAERIVQKMPTGLDHVFFVGSGSEAADTSLKLARAYWRAKGQAGKTRLIGREKGYHGVNFGGISVGGIAGNRKTFGQGVEADHLPHTQPAPGTFAKGMPAEGGEALANRLLDLIALHDASNIAAVIVEPFSGSAGVVIPPVGYLKRLREICTQNNILLIFDEVITGFGRTGAWSGSEAFGVVPDILNFAKQVTNGVIPMGGIVASKEIHDTFMAAGGDAYAIEFPHGYTYSAHPVACAAGLATLDILEKEDMPARVRELAPYFESAVHQLKGSKHVLDIRNFGLAAGLTIEALPGEPARRPFEIAMRCWEKGFYVRFGGDTIQLAPPFVSDRSQIDALVNALGEALNEPR, encoded by the coding sequence ATGGACCTCAGCGACCTCCCGCGCAGCCTCGTCAGCGAAGCACAGCTCAATGCCCACTGGATGCCCTTCACCGGCAACCGCCAGTTCAGGAAAGACCCGCGGCTCCTGGTCGAAGCCGAGGGCTGCTACTACCGCGACGCACGCGGCCGGCGCGTGTTCGATGGACTGTCGGGCCTCTGGACCTGCGGCCTGGGCCACCGGCGCGCGGAGATCGTGCAGGCGGTGAGCCACCAGGTGGCCGAGCTCGACTATGCGCCGCCGTTCCAGTTCGGCCATCCGCTGGCCTTCCGGCTGGCCGAGCGGATCGTCCAGAAGATGCCCACTGGGCTCGACCATGTGTTCTTCGTCGGCTCGGGCTCGGAAGCGGCCGATACCTCGCTCAAGCTGGCGCGCGCCTACTGGCGCGCCAAGGGCCAGGCCGGCAAGACGCGCCTGATCGGCCGCGAGAAGGGCTACCACGGCGTGAACTTCGGCGGCATCTCGGTGGGCGGCATCGCCGGCAACCGCAAGACCTTCGGGCAGGGCGTGGAGGCAGACCACCTGCCCCACACGCAGCCGGCGCCGGGCACCTTCGCCAAGGGCATGCCGGCCGAGGGCGGCGAGGCGCTGGCCAACCGCCTGCTGGACCTGATCGCGCTGCATGACGCCTCGAACATCGCGGCCGTGATCGTCGAGCCTTTCTCGGGCTCGGCCGGCGTGGTGATCCCGCCGGTGGGCTACCTCAAGCGCCTGCGCGAGATCTGCACCCAGAACAACATCCTCCTCATCTTCGACGAGGTGATCACGGGCTTCGGACGCACCGGCGCGTGGTCCGGTTCGGAGGCCTTCGGCGTCGTGCCGGACATCCTCAATTTCGCCAAGCAGGTGACCAACGGCGTGATCCCGATGGGCGGCATCGTGGCGAGCAAGGAGATCCACGACACCTTCATGGCCGCGGGCGGCGACGCGTATGCGATCGAGTTCCCGCACGGCTACACCTATTCGGCGCACCCGGTGGCGTGTGCGGCGGGGCTTGCGACGCTGGACATCCTCGAGAAGGAGGACATGCCGGCACGGGTTCGCGAACTGGCGCCGTATTTCGAGTCCGCGGTGCATCAGCTCAAGGGATCGAAGCATGTGCTGGACATCCGGAACTTCGGTCTTGCGGCCGGCCTGACGATCGAGGCCCTGCCGGGCGAACCCGCGCGGCGGCCGTTCGAGATCGCGATGCGCTGCTGGGAGAAGGGCTTCTACGTGCGCTTCGGCGGGGACACGATCCAGCTCGCTCCGCCCTTCGTCAGCGACCGGTCGCAGATCGATGCGCTGGTCAACGCCCTCGGAGAAGCGCTGAACGAGCCGCGCTGA
- a CDS encoding asparaginase has product MYFASRLRAFAGAAALITASAIAHAQAALPNVVILATGGTIAGAGASAVNSATYSAAKVPVDKLIAGLPELSKVANVRGEQVFQIASESLTNENLLTLAKRVSALSKQADVDGIVITHGTDTIEETAYFLTLTVHTPKPIIVVGSMRPGTALSADGALNLFDAVNVAASKDAAGKGVLVVMNDEIHTGRDVNKTVNIKTEAFKSQWGPLGMIVEGRNYWFRAPVKRHTMQSEFDIDQINALPPVEIAYGYQSVPTTAVDALAKSGIKALVYGGTGNGSVADRNVPNLQKLRSDGILVVRSSRVPDGFVIRNAEQPDDKYDWVVAHDLRPSKARILTMVALTKTNDTKELQRIFWEY; this is encoded by the coding sequence ATGTACTTTGCTTCCAGACTTCGCGCGTTCGCGGGCGCGGCCGCGTTGATCACCGCCAGTGCCATTGCGCACGCCCAGGCGGCCCTGCCCAATGTCGTCATCCTCGCGACCGGCGGCACCATCGCCGGCGCGGGCGCTTCGGCCGTCAACAGCGCCACCTACTCGGCGGCCAAGGTGCCGGTGGACAAGCTCATCGCCGGCCTGCCCGAGCTGTCGAAGGTCGCCAACGTGCGCGGCGAACAGGTCTTCCAGATCGCCTCCGAAAGCCTGACCAACGAGAACCTGCTGACCCTCGCCAAGCGCGTCTCGGCGCTGTCGAAGCAGGCCGACGTCGACGGCATCGTCATCACCCACGGCACCGACACGATCGAGGAAACGGCGTACTTCCTGACGCTCACGGTGCACACGCCCAAGCCGATCATCGTGGTCGGTTCGATGCGGCCGGGCACCGCCCTGTCGGCCGACGGCGCGCTGAACCTGTTCGACGCGGTCAACGTCGCCGCCAGCAAGGACGCCGCCGGCAAGGGCGTGCTCGTGGTGATGAACGACGAGATCCACACCGGGCGCGACGTCAACAAGACGGTCAACATCAAGACCGAGGCCTTCAAGAGCCAATGGGGCCCGCTCGGCATGATCGTCGAGGGACGCAACTACTGGTTCCGCGCGCCGGTGAAGCGCCACACGATGCAGTCGGAGTTCGACATCGACCAGATCAACGCCCTGCCGCCGGTGGAGATCGCCTACGGCTACCAGAGCGTGCCGACGACGGCCGTCGACGCACTGGCGAAGAGCGGCATCAAGGCCCTGGTCTATGGCGGCACCGGCAACGGATCGGTGGCCGACCGCAACGTCCCCAATCTGCAGAAGCTGCGCAGCGACGGCATCCTCGTCGTCCGCAGCTCGCGCGTGCCGGACGGTTTCGTGATCCGCAATGCCGAGCAGCCCGACGACAAGTACGACTGGGTGGTGGCCCATGACCTGCGTCCTTCGAAGGCGCGCATCCTGACCATGGTGGCCCTGACGAAGACCAACGACACCAAGGAACTGCAGCGGATCTTCTGGGAATATTGA
- the gmhB gene encoding D-glycero-beta-D-manno-heptose 1,7-bisphosphate 7-phosphatase yields MKLVILDRNGTLNVHREDFVKSDIEWTPLPGALEAVARLNHAGWHVVIASNQSGLGRGLFDVASLNAMHAKMHKMLAAVGGRIEAVFYCPHSPDENCDCRKPKPGLFFQIGERFGVDLAHIPVAGDSLRDLQAGAAAGCEPHLLLTGMGAACRGVDPLPPEYPPNTRVHEDLAAFVDFLLEREEKAALKVAV; encoded by the coding sequence ATGAAACTCGTCATCCTCGACCGCAACGGCACCCTCAACGTGCACCGTGAGGATTTCGTCAAGAGCGACATCGAGTGGACGCCGCTCCCCGGTGCGCTCGAAGCGGTGGCGAGACTCAACCATGCAGGCTGGCACGTCGTGATCGCGTCCAACCAGTCCGGCCTCGGGCGCGGCCTGTTCGACGTGGCATCGCTCAACGCCATGCACGCCAAGATGCACAAGATGCTCGCCGCGGTCGGCGGGCGCATCGAAGCGGTCTTCTACTGCCCGCACAGCCCCGACGAGAACTGCGACTGCCGCAAGCCCAAGCCCGGCCTGTTCTTCCAGATCGGCGAACGCTTCGGCGTCGACCTCGCCCACATCCCGGTGGCCGGCGACAGCCTGCGCGACCTGCAGGCCGGCGCCGCCGCCGGGTGCGAACCGCACCTGCTGCTCACCGGCATGGGCGCCGCCTGCCGCGGCGTGGACCCGCTGCCGCCCGAATATCCACCCAACACCCGCGTTCACGAAGACCTCGCCGCCTTCGTCGACTTCCTCCTCGAACGCGAAGAAAAAGCCGCCCTGAAGGTGGCCGTCTGA
- the glyS gene encoding glycine--tRNA ligase subunit beta, whose protein sequence is MTTKNNLLVELFVEELPPKALRKLGEAFATVLCDQLVAAGLADAGSVLTPYASPRRLAAHLTNVLAQAADKAVSQKLMPVSVGLDASGNATPALQKRLGALGADASVVPELRRAMDGKAEALFYESTAKGATLAEGLQKALAEAIAKLPIPKVMSYQLETGCELPGWTSVSFVRPAHALVALHGDTVVPVEALGLQAGRETHGHRFEASVDPVVLHHANSYDQQLQDEGAVIPGFEARRAEIARQLAEAAIKVGGGMQPINDDALLDEVTALVERPNVLTCEFEREFLDVPQECLILTMKANQKYFPLLDAAGRLTNKFLVVSNISPDDASAVIGGNERVVRPRLADAKFFFDQDRKKSLASRVESLAKVVYHNKLGTQGERVERVMRIAHAIGEQVGMPVGDAHLAPRAVQAAQLAKADLVTDMVGEFPELQGIMGRYYALHDGLDHTVADAIEDHYKPRFAGDELPRSNVGVVVALADKLETLVGMFGIGNLPTGDRDPFALRRHALGVIRMLIERHLALDLRATLSQAFAAFSAHKGGEIALTDPTDALEAFIYDRLAGSLREQGASAQEVEAVLSPRPQRLAEVPKLLAAVRAFAALPEAPALAAANKRIGNILKKSPEADAHVSELLLQEAAEKALHAAMQQVVPVANRQFEAGDYTASLQTLAALRDPVDAFFDDVMVNAEQSDLRLNRLGLLMILHGAMNRVAQLERLAA, encoded by the coding sequence ATGACCACCAAGAACAACCTGCTCGTCGAACTCTTCGTCGAGGAACTCCCGCCCAAGGCCCTGCGCAAGCTCGGCGAAGCCTTCGCCACCGTGCTGTGCGACCAGCTCGTCGCCGCGGGCCTGGCCGATGCCGGCTCGGTGCTCACGCCCTATGCCTCGCCGCGCCGTCTGGCCGCGCACCTCACCAACGTGCTCGCGCAGGCGGCCGACAAGGCCGTCTCGCAGAAGCTCATGCCGGTCTCGGTCGGCCTCGATGCATCGGGCAACGCCACGCCGGCGCTGCAGAAGCGCCTCGGCGCGCTCGGTGCCGACGCCAGCGTCGTGCCCGAACTGCGCCGCGCCATGGACGGCAAGGCCGAAGCGCTCTTCTACGAAAGCACCGCCAAGGGCGCGACGCTCGCCGAAGGGCTCCAGAAGGCCCTCGCCGAAGCCATCGCCAAGCTGCCCATTCCCAAGGTCATGAGCTACCAGCTCGAAACCGGCTGCGAGCTGCCGGGCTGGACCAGCGTGAGCTTCGTGCGCCCCGCGCACGCGCTCGTCGCGCTGCATGGCGATACCGTCGTGCCCGTCGAGGCGCTCGGCCTGCAAGCCGGCCGCGAGACCCACGGCCACCGCTTCGAGGCCAGCGTCGATCCCGTCGTGCTGCATCATGCCAACAGCTACGACCAGCAGCTGCAGGACGAAGGCGCCGTGATCCCCGGCTTCGAGGCCCGCCGCGCCGAGATCGCCCGCCAGCTCGCCGAAGCCGCCATCAAGGTCGGCGGTGGCATGCAGCCCATCAATGACGACGCGCTGCTCGACGAAGTCACCGCGCTGGTCGAACGGCCCAATGTGCTCACCTGCGAATTCGAACGCGAATTCCTCGACGTGCCGCAGGAATGCCTCATCCTCACGATGAAGGCCAACCAGAAGTACTTCCCGCTGCTCGACGCCGCCGGCCGCCTGACCAACAAGTTCCTGGTCGTCAGCAACATCAGCCCCGACGATGCGAGCGCCGTCATCGGCGGCAACGAGCGCGTGGTGCGCCCGCGCCTGGCCGACGCCAAGTTCTTCTTCGACCAGGACCGCAAGAAATCGCTCGCCTCGCGCGTCGAATCGCTCGCCAAGGTCGTCTATCACAACAAGCTCGGCACGCAGGGCGAGCGCGTGGAGCGCGTCATGCGCATCGCGCACGCCATCGGCGAGCAGGTCGGCATGCCCGTCGGCGATGCCCACCTCGCGCCGCGCGCCGTGCAGGCCGCGCAGCTCGCCAAGGCCGATCTCGTCACCGACATGGTCGGCGAGTTCCCCGAGCTGCAGGGCATCATGGGCCGCTACTACGCGCTGCACGACGGCCTCGACCACACGGTGGCCGATGCCATCGAAGACCACTACAAGCCGCGCTTTGCCGGCGACGAGCTGCCGCGCAGCAACGTCGGCGTCGTCGTCGCGCTGGCCGACAAGCTCGAAACCCTGGTCGGCATGTTCGGCATCGGCAACCTGCCCACCGGCGACCGCGACCCCTTCGCGCTGCGCCGCCATGCGCTCGGCGTGATCCGCATGCTGATCGAGCGCCACCTCGCGCTCGACCTGCGCGCCACGCTCAGCCAGGCCTTCGCGGCCTTCAGCGCACACAAGGGCGGGGAGATCGCGCTGACTGACCCCACCGACGCGCTCGAAGCCTTCATCTACGATCGCCTCGCCGGCAGCCTGCGCGAACAGGGCGCCAGCGCGCAGGAAGTCGAAGCCGTGCTCAGCCCGCGCCCGCAGCGCCTGGCCGAAGTGCCCAAGCTCCTCGCCGCCGTGCGCGCCTTCGCCGCGCTGCCCGAGGCGCCCGCGCTTGCCGCCGCCAACAAGCGCATCGGCAACATCCTGAAGAAGTCGCCGGAGGCCGACGCGCACGTGAGCGAACTGCTGCTGCAGGAAGCCGCCGAAAAGGCCCTGCACGCCGCCATGCAGCAGGTCGTGCCCGTGGCCAACCGCCAGTTCGAAGCCGGCGACTACACCGCCTCGCTGCAAACGTTGGCAGCGCTGCGCGACCCGGTCGACGCCTTCTTCGACGACGTCATGGTCAATGCCGAGCAGTCGGATCTGCGCCTGAATCGCCTCGGCCTGCTCATGATCCTGCACGGCGCGATGAACCGTGTTGCACAACTCGAGCGGCTGGCGGCGTAA